In Xanthomonas fragariae, one genomic interval encodes:
- a CDS encoding type IV secretion system protein, which translates to MSDSMIFQFIGDSITNAMGVYVESTVPALIEKITATAVLMGSLYYTIIGILMSLGRVEGPFSQLMVSFGKFALIGAFALSAGTYMEFVVATGHDLETGLTQAFSGEHGANPTTVYQVVDQSVVKGLDLAQELWNRASNRGMTKIGMMIGEYFEAIIIATATLLIAVPAGAMIVASKTLLELLLGIGPLFIMLLMWPATKAFFDRWFAEVLTTILQIALVSAVLAFAMKIFVEVVGATNIDRLDASPFFDCVRLLIITVVMLWLMYVAYQKGAALAGGMTSAAITLGGLAAGASGIGSAVVGAVNPVSTRRDLESGMMVTAGRTNHLVAGNTMWNPRYTQHVLDNVGKNWGRARGGSVQGE; encoded by the coding sequence ATGTCAGACAGTATGATTTTCCAGTTCATAGGCGACTCTATTACAAACGCGATGGGCGTTTATGTAGAGTCAACCGTTCCCGCGCTTATCGAAAAAATCACAGCGACTGCGGTTCTCATGGGATCGCTTTACTACACCATCATTGGAATTTTGATGAGCCTCGGCCGCGTTGAGGGGCCATTCTCCCAACTCATGGTTTCTTTCGGGAAATTCGCTTTGATCGGTGCGTTCGCATTGAGCGCAGGCACTTACATGGAATTCGTAGTTGCGACCGGCCATGATCTAGAAACTGGATTAACGCAGGCGTTCTCAGGAGAACATGGTGCCAATCCCACTACTGTTTACCAGGTTGTAGACCAGTCGGTCGTCAAAGGCCTGGATCTGGCGCAGGAACTTTGGAACCGGGCTTCCAATAGAGGGATGACCAAAATCGGCATGATGATCGGCGAATATTTTGAGGCGATAATTATCGCAACAGCAACTCTTCTTATTGCCGTTCCTGCTGGAGCGATGATTGTTGCGTCTAAAACGCTCCTTGAATTACTTCTAGGCATCGGGCCGCTTTTTATCATGCTGCTTATGTGGCCGGCTACCAAGGCATTTTTTGATAGGTGGTTTGCTGAGGTGCTAACAACCATCCTGCAAATCGCTCTGGTAAGCGCGGTTCTGGCATTTGCCATGAAGATCTTCGTTGAGGTGGTTGGCGCAACAAACATTGACAGATTGGATGCAAGCCCGTTTTTCGACTGCGTGCGCCTACTCATCATCACGGTGGTGATGCTGTGGCTTATGTATGTCGCTTACCAGAAAGGAGCCGCTCTTGCAGGAGGCATGACATCGGCAGCGATTACCTTGGGCGGTCTGGCAGCCGGTGCATCTGGGATTGGCTCTGCTGTAGTTGGGGCGGTTAACCCGGTTTCCACTCGGCGCGATCTGGAATCCGGCATGATGGTCACGGCAGGACGAACCAATCACCTGGTCGCCGGCAACACGATGTGGAATCCGCGATATACGCAACACGTACTTGATAATGTCGGCAAGAACTGGGGTCGAGCAAGAGGCGGCAGCGTCCAGGGCGAATGA
- a CDS encoding EexN family lipoprotein — MKKFIYVLSLAFLLAGCNNNEPTRTVADFKADKEQRNAVLAACKNNPGEKSLTPNCVNADQAETEIMNARRGFTPLKPVKF, encoded by the coding sequence ATGAAAAAATTTATCTATGTGCTTTCGCTCGCCTTCCTTTTGGCTGGTTGCAACAACAACGAGCCAACCCGCACTGTCGCAGATTTCAAAGCCGACAAAGAGCAACGCAATGCGGTACTGGCGGCCTGCAAGAATAACCCTGGCGAAAAATCCCTGACGCCTAATTGCGTTAATGCAGATCAGGCTGAGACGGAAATAATGAATGCAAGGCGCGGCTTTACTCCTTTAAAGCCGGTGAAATTCTAG
- the virB5 gene encoding P-type DNA transfer protein VirB5, whose translation MKILKSLLLAGLLMFGGYANAQVPVTVTSDLPAITNQIETMAKWKTQYDQMVGQLNQVQKQYEAVTGPRGLGQIMNNPALRDYLPSDWQNVYDSVRSGGYNGLSGSAASIYNQNKVYDACASVPQADARAACQAAAVKPSQDKAFATAAYAAAKSRLDQIDSLMRQINQTQDPKSIAELQGRIASEQAMIANEQIKLQLFQMMAQAEDKIQEQRQNEIDAKMNARRGFSPLKPVDF comes from the coding sequence ATGAAAATCCTCAAATCGCTTCTTCTCGCCGGCCTGCTTATGTTCGGCGGCTATGCCAACGCGCAAGTCCCTGTGACGGTCACTTCAGACCTGCCTGCGATCACCAATCAAATCGAAACAATGGCGAAGTGGAAGACGCAGTACGATCAAATGGTCGGTCAGCTCAACCAAGTGCAGAAGCAATACGAGGCAGTCACTGGCCCGCGCGGTCTGGGTCAGATCATGAACAACCCTGCGCTACGCGATTACCTGCCATCCGATTGGCAGAACGTCTACGACTCTGTGCGCAGCGGCGGCTATAACGGGCTTAGTGGTAGTGCAGCAAGCATCTACAATCAGAATAAGGTCTATGACGCTTGTGCTTCGGTGCCACAAGCCGATGCGCGCGCAGCCTGCCAGGCGGCGGCCGTAAAGCCTTCTCAGGACAAAGCCTTCGCAACAGCTGCATATGCAGCGGCAAAATCACGCCTGGATCAAATAGATTCCTTGATGCGGCAAATAAACCAGACGCAGGACCCAAAGTCGATCGCCGAATTGCAAGGACGGATCGCTTCGGAGCAAGCCATGATCGCGAACGAACAGATTAAACTCCAATTATTTCAAATGATGGCGCAGGCTGAGGACAAAATTCAAGAGCAACGTCAAAACGAGATTGACGCGAAAATGAATGCGCGGCGCGGATTCTCCCCGTTGAAGCCGGTTGATTTCTAA